In Microbacterium sp. AB, a single genomic region encodes these proteins:
- a CDS encoding type II secretion system F family protein translates to MRSSGRQGRAAAVAETVLRLAVLLQAGAAPAAAWRHLGESGDADAAAVFARSAEGAPLVEAIEAQGASARRRNDPEAARLASAWRDVAAAWEVSTAVGAPLADSLRGMSHALRDAHESGDDVRVALAEPTGTARLMGWLPLFGLLIGGALGFDTVSVLFADPFGLACLGAGVALLVTARVWTGRLVRAAQPPPSTPGMTAELMAIALAGGVSIDRALGLVHEAPGGPRDTEDVDQVLALSRAAGVPAVELLRASAAHERHDARTSGRMRAARLGARILLPLGVCTLPAFLCLGVAPMMLSVITATPLPVLAE, encoded by the coding sequence ATGAGGTCTTCGGGGCGCCAGGGGCGGGCGGCGGCCGTCGCCGAGACGGTCCTGCGGCTCGCGGTGCTGCTGCAGGCGGGCGCCGCGCCTGCGGCGGCGTGGCGGCATCTGGGCGAGTCGGGCGATGCGGACGCCGCTGCGGTCTTCGCGCGTTCGGCGGAGGGCGCGCCGCTCGTCGAGGCGATCGAGGCCCAGGGCGCGAGCGCCCGGCGCCGGAACGACCCCGAGGCGGCCCGGCTCGCGAGCGCCTGGCGCGACGTCGCCGCGGCCTGGGAGGTGTCGACCGCCGTGGGCGCGCCGCTCGCCGACAGCCTGCGCGGGATGTCGCACGCGCTGCGCGACGCGCACGAGAGCGGAGACGACGTCCGGGTCGCGCTCGCCGAGCCGACGGGGACGGCTCGGCTGATGGGATGGCTTCCCCTGTTCGGGCTCCTCATCGGCGGGGCGCTGGGCTTCGACACGGTCTCGGTCCTCTTCGCCGATCCCTTCGGGCTCGCCTGTCTCGGCGCGGGGGTCGCGCTCCTCGTCACCGCCCGCGTGTGGACGGGACGGCTCGTGCGCGCTGCGCAGCCGCCGCCGAGCACCCCCGGGATGACGGCGGAGCTCATGGCGATCGCGCTCGCGGGCGGCGTCTCGATCGATCGCGCGCTGGGCCTCGTGCACGAGGCGCCCGGCGGACCGCGCGACACCGAGGACGTCGATCAGGTGCTGGCGCTGTCCCGGGCCGCGGGCGTCCCCGCCGTCGAGCTGCTGCGCGCCTCCGCCGCGCACGAGCGTCACGACGCCCGCACGAGCGGGCGCATGCGGGCCGCACGCCTGGGCGCGCGGATCCTGCTGCCGCTCGGCGTCTGCACGCTGCCCGCGTTCCTCTGCCTCGGCGTGGCGCCCATGATGCTCAGCGTCATCACGGCCACGCCGCTGCCGGTCCTCGCCGAGTGA
- a CDS encoding DUF4244 domain-containing protein yields the protein MSPSPRPSARLAELLEDDTGASTAEYAIVTMAAVAFAGLLVMIMRSGEVQQILTDLVRRALTVP from the coding sequence ATGTCCCCATCCCCACGCCCCTCCGCGCGGCTCGCCGAGCTGCTCGAGGACGACACGGGCGCGTCCACCGCCGAGTATGCGATCGTCACGATGGCAGCGGTCGCGTTCGCCGGGCTGCTGGTCATGATCATGCGTTCGGGTGAGGTGCAGCAGATCCTCACCGATCTCGTGCGCCGCGCGCTGACGGTGCCGTGA
- a CDS encoding TadE family type IV pilus minor pilin, producing MAGAARRPGSPRRRPDDVRDERGSVAAELAVALPAVVLVAALGIAGLGAASRQVQLQDAAADAARLVARGEDEGRAAAVVADAGGRLAIAHRGDLVCATASGEAAIGSISMPLEAVSCALAGGL from the coding sequence ATGGCCGGGGCGGCGCGACGGCCGGGATCGCCGCGACGGCGTCCTGACGACGTCCGCGACGAACGCGGCTCCGTCGCCGCGGAGCTCGCCGTCGCGCTGCCCGCTGTCGTCCTCGTCGCGGCTCTCGGGATCGCGGGTCTCGGCGCCGCGTCCCGGCAGGTGCAGCTCCAGGACGCCGCGGCCGATGCGGCCCGGCTCGTCGCCCGTGGCGAGGACGAGGGACGCGCGGCCGCCGTGGTGGCGGACGCGGGCGGACGGCTCGCCATCGCGCACCGGGGCGACCTCGTGTGCGCGACGGCGTCGGGCGAGGCCGCGATCGGCTCGATCTCGATGCCGCTGGAGGCCGTGAGCTGCGCGCTCGCGGGAGGGCTCTGA
- a CDS encoding helicase produces MAGSAIAAGVVAAAAVLVVGLAAAGGAAAESQRVASVADAAALAAADAVSGAVVGDPCVLADEVAAAGGVSVESCIVEGLIATVSVHSEYGGLPVAAAARAGPPPR; encoded by the coding sequence ATGGCGGGATCGGCGATCGCGGCGGGAGTCGTGGCGGCCGCCGCCGTGCTCGTCGTGGGGCTCGCCGCGGCCGGGGGAGCGGCTGCGGAGAGCCAGCGGGTCGCGAGCGTGGCCGACGCGGCGGCGCTGGCCGCGGCCGATGCCGTGAGCGGTGCGGTCGTCGGCGACCCGTGCGTCCTCGCCGATGAGGTGGCCGCCGCGGGCGGGGTGTCAGTGGAGTCCTGTATCGTCGAGGGACTCATCGCAACCGTCTCGGTGCATTCCGAATACGGCGGTCTCCCGGTGGCGGCCGCTGCCCGAGCGGGCCCGCCCCCGCGCTGA